DNA from Hippoglossus hippoglossus isolate fHipHip1 chromosome 13, fHipHip1.pri, whole genome shotgun sequence:
GCCATGTCAATAGCGAGACCAGGGCCGAAGCCCGTCAGAGCCTTGAAGTTGGTGGAGTTGGGCAGAGGCCGACGACACTGTGTGAACACGGAGAAGGCCAGAGACTTCAGGAGCTGGCCGTAGAGGTGACGCTCGCCGCTGTGCACCGGCTGCAGGAGATACTCGCAGGGAACAATctgagaagaaataaaacacagtgagaaaacattttatgtacttatctgcaccaaaactttactttttatGTATGTAACTTTTTCATTCTCAGATTTTAGTACTTTCACCTCTTCTGCAAGTGAATACCTGCcaactttatttttcagttgttggtttctttttgaaatgtaaatggaAAATTGTGAATGGCatgaaattatatattatacatttgtGAAGTTTAGAGCAATGTCAAGTGAAGTTCACCATTAAAGTCTGAGTTAAATTCCCAAATTTCTCATTTGggaagaaacattttaatgtcagcGATTTGTCCATCTAGGTTCACCGAGAATATTCAGCCTCTTGTGGTACCCAAGATTTTGTACACTGTTTTTTCTCCATCAGTGAATAAAGTGCTCTCTAAATAGAGAACATAACTATGTGACATAAAAAGTACGACTGCATGTGGATAATCTGAAAACGCCTTGGAATTTACAtttattcgatttttttttaaaggtgcatttttataattaatttaatccATATTAGAAGATGTTTAAACCAAACCTTTgctatcatatatatatattctatattttattcAATGCAATTCAAGTAACTTCTGGCAAATTAAAGCAAAATCCCAATCTGTTGGCTGCATCACTGGTGGATAATGCTATTCTCAGTGTCTGCCCTGGCTGCACTGAGGACTCCACCACTGAAACTATTAGCACATTCACACTTCTTTTGTTTCAGAACTCCCTCTGGCATGTTGATGCAATATTGTGTCCCTATATCGCAGGTGTAGCAGTTACCACCTCCATTATTGTCTGTTAATGAGTCCCCTGCTCCTTCTCACCTCCCTCTGTGCCTCCTGGTAAACTGCTCTATTGTAGCTAAAGAGAGGTGATTAGTTTTAACTACAGATGACAACCATCACCGCTCAGCAGCAGACTCAGTGTGCGGACTTCACTCGGTCATCTCAAGAGACTGACACAGACCATTTCTTTCGTCCGTTCCCCAAATATTAGACGAATTAACTGTTTGAAACGAGAATCCTTAAACCTCTTTGAGCCGTACCTGTACTGAGACAGCGTTTCTGATCTGAGCAGGCAGGAACTGGAGCATCTCCATGTAACAACGCAGCAGGCCCAGTGTGTAGGTGCTGGAGTGGACCTCTCTGTCTGCGTCCTCGTAACTAAAGGGGTCGACGATGTAAACCACGATGGCGGGCGGGTAAGACACAGCGTGGGACTCTCCGTCTGTGGGCTTGCCCACTTTGTCTCTGTCCATTGTGCTgtgaagaaaatatataatcttTAGTCAAGCTGttgaaaatgttcacatcacTGTAATGACCATATGTGTATGGAGCCAGTTGTCATGACTACAGGGGAAGGTCCAACAATCAGAAATCTCTAAATAGTACGATAAAACTTCAAAGTTGCAACAGGTGGagatgagaaatgtgtttttggagaCGTTTGGAAGGATTTTAcgataaaaatgtgttttaagcaTAAGACAATGTGATACTTCTAGAGCTGTAAAGGTCAATTGATAATAGATCGGCAGAAAATGTATCGTTCAAGTTAATTTGTAATCAAAATTTACAATTTTTTAACAATTCCAGCTTGTTGTTTCTAGACAAAATCGGACAATTAGATTTAACcgcatttaaataatatttagcTGCACCCCGGGTCACTTTTACTTGAATCCACAGTACAATGAATACACTAATACACTATGAATACACTAATACACTACACTATTAGGACGTGGGATTCACTTCAGACATACTTCTTGTGTGAAGGTCAAATTTACCAGCTGTTTGTATAGTGTTCACAATAATGTCAGaaatatctatttatctttaactagatttaaaaaatatcaattaACACATATGGTCAGTGAGTAAAGATCAAAACATGTTAAACCACATGggcgtgtgtgtgctgctgagaGTGGCATGAATTCAGTAATGCCACGAATCAATAACCATGTTTAAATCAAGTCGTCAATTGATTACAAACTACTAACACGTTTCCAACACATTAAAACTTCACTTATTTTAAAAGCTGATCACCAGATATAACCCTACCTCTCTGGGACCTCAGCGGACACTTGAGGCTGATTGGCTGAGGGTCCGTTTTCTGCCTGCCCCACGGCCCCCTGTTGGTTGGCCTGGGGTCCGTTCTGAGACGTGCTGCCCTGCAAGCCTGTTGTCCCAAACGGCGAGTAGGAGCTTGGCTTGGCCGGCGCCATTCCCCCGATGGTCTGGGAgcctgaggaggtggaggaaggggTGCTGTTGACCTGGGCGGGCTGGGCAGGCTGGGCTGGCTGGGCAGGCTGGGCAGAGCTGGTGCTGGAGCTGGTAGTGTTGGTGCTCTGGGGTCCTGAGGAGGTGCTGGAAGAGCTGGGGGTCTGGGGGGAGATGACCACGGTGGGGCAGCGCTGGGACAATAGAGAACTATCCAAAGACTGCTCTGACAAGTACGGGGCTGAAAGTGGTCATgaaggtaaaaagaaaacaatcaattGCTGTTCTCACAATCTATAAAAGACATCACtaacttttttaaagattttgatCAAACATGTTACCTAGATCATAGCGGCACACTTGAGCAAAGCATTTGAGCTTATTAAAGGCTTCATTGTTTGCGTCTCTCGTAGCCATCTTAAGGAACCAATCACTGAGGGGCTGCTCTGTCATGCTCCTGCTTTCTGTGGTGCCGACCTTCAAAACGCCCTCTGGGTGACTCTTACAGATGGGCCTGTGTTGCCCAAGCTGGCATGCCTGTcgagagaaaatgaaatgaatgtgtaaatgaaaCGGAGCAAATCCTTTCTTCAGAGTGAGAAACTGTTTCTGTGGACATGTCAGAACAAGAGGGATGAGTTTTAGGAAGTGCCAGGTGCTTACCTCATACATAGTACTCAGATCTTTAAAGAAGGACTTGGCCCCGCGGAGCAGAGCCTCGTTCTCCGGGCAGATGACGACATATCCCACATCTCTCTGGGAGCCAAAAGGATCCAGGAGGAGCTTCTCCCAGTAAGGCAGGCCAAACGGAGACAGCACAACAAAGTCGTACTCATAACCGACCAAAAAGGTCGGAATGggcagaggctcaggagactCATCTGTGCCTGTGGGAGAAAAGAGGACAAGGTTCCTCATTGATCATTTTGTTGTTATAAGAGACAAACagcacaataaaaataaaacacttaagtACAAACGCCTTCCACTCACCATATGATCCCCTCCCGGCCATTTTGTGGAACTGTTGCCAGGTGAGCGGTCCCTGAACACCCCAGGAGCGAACGCTTCTCTTCTTCTGGATGGTGTCCTGCAGCACAGGCTGGAGGGACAGTAACACCCGCAGGACGTCCTGAGAGAAGAGCTTGCTCATATCCGCGGctataaaaaggaaaaaccaaaaGAGAGAAGTCTTAAATTTATGTTGTTTGAAGTTGAATGGAATAAATGAGGGAAAACTATGCTTGCAGTGGTAAGATTTGGTAAAAGAAGTCGTACATTTGCATTTTGGCCACTGATGAAGACAGGTGCTTTTCACTAGTGCTTCATCCACTTTTCCTCCTGACATATTGTCCATGAACTGTCTGCCATGCTCAAGTGCCATGTAGCAGTCGTTATAACAGTCTCTCTCTTCGACCCTCAGGAATGAACTGGGCGCTGAGGTCGGCTTGGGGTACTCCACACCGGAAATTGGGGCAAATGGGTTGGTGCACTGGTCCTGTAGCAGCAGGATTAGCTCATCTGGAGGCTTCTCCTTCAGACTGCCGGCCTTGTGCGTGGTGGAAGCTCGGAGCTCTTCAAAGGACCGCTCTGTGTCGCGACTCGCATCCGAGCCCCGTCCCACCACGTCCAATTCGTCCTCCAGGAAGAGCCCGGCTGACTGTCCAAAGCGCCGATTGGTGACTGCACTGAAGCCACAAGTGCAGGGGTACTGGGCCTCGCCGTTGTCCTTGAGGTACACTCCCACATCTGCCCCCCGGATGTTCATGTTGCAGACGCATACGCAGCAACTGTCGAAGTTGCAGTCCTTGTAGAGGTTCATGACCGACTCGGAGAGGATGAGGGTGACATAGAGGCTGTGGGCCTCTGGGATGGATGGTACAGTGGCCGGCTCAACTGAGCTGAGCGGTCGACAGGTGGAGGGTGTCGAGGCCGGGGAGTAAAGGTCAGAGTTGTCATACTTGAGAGAGCCCTGCACGCTGGACGGGCCGCGGGGTGTCCGTGGAGTCCGTGGCGTGCGAGGGGTGGGCACAGAGAAGCGAGGCGTGGCTGGAGAGGGCAGGATGCCTGTGCCGCTGTTACTGGGAGGAGCACTGCTGGACATGAATGGTGTGTGGGTCTGAGGGGTGTATGTCTGACTGTAGTCTGGCTCCACACTGGGCACGTTACTGTGACAGAGAGATAAACAGTGATTTCAGATTGCATACATATTTTGGGAATTTCAATAACGTTCACTATTTTAATCTTcgtattttcatttaaattatttagcatttagcaaATGTTTCTGTGCTTTACCTGTCTTTGGTGAGGAGATTGACGTTTGTCACTGGGGGTATGAGTTCCATTTTGCCCATCGTCCAGCTGCGAGTGTAAACACAGTCTTCTGGCAGTTTGATGGGCAACATACACTGGCTGGGTAGGGTCTTCAGGGGGGCGTACATGGAACAGCCGATGAGCGCCTGACTCGTTTCCGGCTTGTACACAAAGGAAAAGTCCTGAAAGCACAGACGGGTCTTAGTCTTAATCCTAATAATgttaaacagtgaaaacacagttgATGCAACCAAGTTTCCCACTTGCTCCTCGCGCAGGTGTGTGATGCGTCCTACCTTTATTTCACATGGCTTTGGGCTGCAGaatccctcctccacctccatcttgAAGTGAGTGTTGAGCTGGCTGCCGTCCAACATGGTGAGGCCCGCCCCTGCTTCCAGACTATCCTTGCTCCCGGAGTTCATGGGGGAGTAACCCTGCTGCTCCAGGGAAGGCGGCGTCGGAAACATCTTGTGCAGGTCCGCTGAGCCTAGGGAAATAAGACATTGTTACTACGTGTATAGAATAACCATGTACGACTAattaacagatttttatttttcatacttaTGCAAGACAGGGGGTCCAACATGGCAGCTTTAGCTTCTTTACAGCCAAACTTgtcctctgctccagctccagctctttTGGATCCAGGCTGTGCAGACAGGGGAAAAGGTATACTCAGTTTTCtatttcagtgtttcagttttcCAGGAGCACATCAGCAGCAGTTCCTGACAATATCAGGAGACTAAAAATGTGGGTACAGTTTTTGGACACACAGATGCACTTACCGCCAGCTCGTCTTCATCTGAATTGAAGATTTTATCCAGGTCGCTGTAGGACACGGCCAAGTCATTCTCATGGATGAGGCTGATCGAGGCTAAGGGTTTGCTGCCTGGCGGACCCTGACCATCtgcaatgcaaaacaaatgaggAGGCGTTTAAAAAGATGGCAAACTCCAAATGATTTATCACATTTCAACATGTAtgtgacaaacagacagaaggaaAGAATTCTCACCATCTCCCGAAGTTCCACCTCCTTCGTCCCCCTGGGTCATAAAAAAAGCAATTATCACAAAAATTATGAAACGTAGGGAAACCATTACTTCACAGAGTAGATGCATGAGGGAAACTGCCACCATTTGTACTTGCATATAagactgttgtttttgaacTTGTACTGTGTGGAAAATCATATCATCCTCTACCACCAGTAGTAGTTATTTTAAGATGTTGATGgaatacaacaaaaaacatatttaggactgatttaagaaaagaaaaaaaagttgatttGATCCTAAAGGTcaatgtatgtaatgtattgAATTTTCTATCAGGCGACATTCTGTGAAAGTTTTATTAAATACGCTACAAAATTGGCACAGTTAAAAACTAAAGACCAAAGACCTAATCTTAAAATAGCAAATGTATAAATTAACATCAGCCTGATGAAGAGTTAAGGTAACAACCTAATAACTGATAGTTTGATATTTGCTGATGTCAACAGATGTTGGTAAGAGTGCCATCAAAGTGATGTAAAAATGATAACTTCTGTTTTACTGcaatcacacacatgctgaTCATCCCCAGGTTCACCCTGCTACTAAGAGGACAGTGAAGAAAAGGATCTCAACCCAGCATTCAACCCTGGAACAcaccttgtgtttcttgttgCCATCTCTCTCAGCTCCAGCCTTGTCCTTTTTCTCGGTGAAGGTGAACTCCTCGTCTCCCTCCACGAAGGCGTAAGGGTCTGGCTCCTCACTGTATTCTTCGTCTCCCGTGGCGGGAGCAAGGTGGCTGTTTCTTCGCTGGGCGTAAGTCTTGATCAGCTCTTCGGAAACCTTCAGCTGCTGCGTGGAGCCTGACATCAACCTGCATGGAGAGAAATTGTGTAGAGATGCTCAGATAGGAGGAAGCAGGCTGATTAAATAAACAGCTACAATAGTTTAAATGCATGTGAGGATGAGTGATCAAGTACTTACTCAGTTACAGAAACTACATTTTCTGTTCCTCCACCTCTCCAAGAATCCTCTCGTATTTTATCCACAGGTAGCTGGGGTGTCAGGAAGTTGGAGGCCTTCTTCCTGGGCAGGTTGAAATACTTCCAGGGGTTGTGGGTAGAGTCTTCGTTGGGGTTAATGGCTGAACCTATGAAAACAGTGGGTTCTAAGGTTTCATTGTAGGCTGGGGGGAAAGGCAGAGGCATAGGCATGGTTTCCAGCTGAGGCTCCTCAGATGAGCCCTTCTGTGGAAGCAGACACGGCTCCACTGACGGCGGGTAGAACGGTTGGTGGATGGGCGTGGACGAGCTCTTTATGCCACCTGGAGTCATGTCACCT
Protein-coding regions in this window:
- the LOC117772614 gene encoding mediator of RNA polymerase II transcription subunit 13-like; protein product: MSSCFVPNGASLEDCHSNLFCLADLTGIKWRRFVWQGPTSSPILFPVTEEDPILCSFSRCLTADVLSVWRRHHTPGRRELWLFWWGDDPSFAELIHNELSSEEDGEWESGLSYECRTLLFKAIHNLLERCLMNRGFVRIGKWFVKPYQKEEKTINKSEHLSCAFTFFVHGDSNVCTSVEIAQHQPLQWLSEEHLSLAQQSSSPLQVILSPYGLNGTLTGQAFKMSDHPTQKLIEEWRQFYPISTSPKEVQEEKMEDTDWEDDSLAAVEVLVAGVRMVYPSCLVLLPLSDLPAVVPQGSANTSGSLCGAQQGQAAHRDPAMSSVTLTPPTSPEEAQTDYQPAQRWLKLSSATDGYCSNNTLHGGKIPRRLASQMVESVWQEYSINRTGNKRKFTTLTNGTCEEESDKTGLWDFVESTHRPHCNCSRHKNQKQRSSSTSGHPPSSGQPAQPAPKHKLGEKLEKGEKQQRRPQTPFHHRNFVSDEQSMEPQNQRLCLRSQEEGSYPSLHHVDTAPSKAPTLHTHGPPADHAGSPPPPPLSPHPCDHGEGDMTPGGIKSSSTPIHQPFYPPSVEPCLLPQKGSSEEPQLETMPMPLPFPPAYNETLEPTVFIGSAINPNEDSTHNPWKYFNLPRKKASNFLTPQLPVDKIREDSWRGGGTENVVSVTELMSGSTQQLKVSEELIKTYAQRRNSHLAPATGDEEYSEEPDPYAFVEGDEEFTFTEKKDKAGAERDGNKKHKGDEGGGTSGDDGQGPPGSKPLASISLIHENDLAVSYSDLDKIFNSDEDELAPGSKRAGAGAEDKFGCKEAKAAMLDPLSCISSADLHKMFPTPPSLEQQGYSPMNSGSKDSLEAGAGLTMLDGSQLNTHFKMEVEEGFCSPKPCEIKDFSFVYKPETSQALIGCSMYAPLKTLPSQCMLPIKLPEDCVYTRSWTMGKMELIPPVTNVNLLTKDSNVPSVEPDYSQTYTPQTHTPFMSSSAPPSNSGTGILPSPATPRFSVPTPRTPRTPRTPRGPSSVQGSLKYDNSDLYSPASTPSTCRPLSSVEPATVPSIPEAHSLYVTLILSESVMNLYKDCNFDSCCVCVCNMNIRGADVGVYLKDNGEAQYPCTCGFSAVTNRRFGQSAGLFLEDELDVVGRGSDASRDTERSFEELRASTTHKAGSLKEKPPDELILLLQDQCTNPFAPISGVEYPKPTSAPSSFLRVEERDCYNDCYMALEHGRQFMDNMSGGKVDEALVKSTCLHQWPKCKSADMSKLFSQDVLRVLLSLQPVLQDTIQKKRSVRSWGVQGPLTWQQFHKMAGRGSYGTDESPEPLPIPTFLVGYEYDFVVLSPFGLPYWEKLLLDPFGSQRDVGYVVICPENEALLRGAKSFFKDLSTMYEACQLGQHRPICKSHPEGVLKVGTTESRSMTEQPLSDWFLKMATRDANNEAFNKLKCFAQVCRYDLAPYLSEQSLDSSLLSQRCPTVVISPQTPSSSSTSSGPQSTNTTSSSTSSAQPAQPAQPAQPAQVNSTPSSTSSGSQTIGGMAPAKPSSYSPFGTTGLQGSTSQNGPQANQQGAVGQAENGPSANQPQVSAEVPESTMDRDKVGKPTDGESHAVSYPPAIVVYIVDPFSYEDADREVHSSTYTLGLLRCYMEMLQFLPAQIRNAVSVQIVPCEYLLQPVHSGERHLYGQLLKSLAFSVFTQCRRPLPNSTNFKALTGFGPGLAIDMALKDPERPECLRLYTPPFILAPVKDKQTELGETFGEASQKYNVLFVGYCLSHDQRWLLASCTDQHGELLETCIISIDVPNRARRKKGSARRLGLQKLWEWCLGLVQVTSLPWRVVIGRLGRMGHGELRDWSILLSRRNLQSLSKRLKETCRMCGISAADTPSILSACLVAMEPQGSFVIMPDSVSTGSVFGRSTTLNMQTSQLSTPQDTSCTHILVFPTSAMVQVNTNTAEPIDINFNPINPDGSDGMGIFDLFDNDMVDPDLINILPNSPTTSPVHSPGSHYHQGGDGSKGQGTDRMESHEEALNILQQPMALGYFVSTAKAGPLPDWFWSACPQAQNQCPLFLKASLHLHVSSVQSDELLHSKHSHPLDSNHTSDVLRFVLEQYNALSWLTCDPATQDRRSCLPVHFVVLTQMYNFIMNML